In a single window of the Litorilituus sediminis genome:
- a CDS encoding ribbon-helix-helix domain-containing protein, with product MAMVKKSITVTDQQEQWMQAQLATGNYASDSELLRDLIRKEQTRAAEIEAIRIKLIEAEQSGFVEKSPSEMLASFREEARNNGKL from the coding sequence ATGGCAATGGTAAAGAAAAGTATCACAGTAACTGATCAACAAGAACAATGGATGCAAGCTCAACTTGCAACTGGTAATTATGCTAGTGACAGCGAGTTATTACGTGATTTAATTAGAAAAGAGCAAACACGCGCAGCAGAAATTGAAGCTATACGTATCAAGTTAATCGAAGCTGAACAAAGTGGTTTTGTTGAAAAGTCACCGAGTGAAATGCTAGCTAGCTTTAGGGAAGAAGCACGAAATAATGGCAAGTTATAA
- a CDS encoding type II toxin-antitoxin system RelE/ParE family toxin — translation MASYKLSSAAESDLKRIWFRGLDEFGETQADAYYYRFIERFEQLAEQPYIAPAVDDIRQGYRRAVCGVDNIYYRIHGDSIKIMRVLGRQDAQLNL, via the coding sequence ATGGCAAGTTATAAACTCAGTTCAGCAGCGGAATCTGATTTAAAACGTATTTGGTTTCGTGGCCTTGATGAATTTGGTGAAACGCAAGCGGACGCATATTATTATCGATTTATAGAGAGATTCGAACAGCTAGCTGAACAACCTTATATTGCACCTGCCGTTGATGATATCAGGCAGGGCTATCGCAGAGCTGTTTGTGGTGTCGATAATATCTACTATCGTATTCATGGTGATAGTATTAAAATCATGCGAGTGTTAGGTAGGCAAGATGCTCAACTTAACCTTTAG
- a CDS encoding TOTE conflict system archaeo-eukaryotic primase domain-containing protein has protein sequence MSNSSLSDRLLEIDNRLQQLAEEKESLLNERNSILAQQEVELAKHFNQHVSPEAKVDLFISYFKGRNDVYPFRWESKSGRSGYSPACWNEWKPKICNKPRISCTECSNQQFKHYDGQAVFDHLKGNQTIGIYPLLENNTTHILAADFDKDDWILSVKAFSQACGFYQVPHVIERSRSGNGGHVWIFFSQAIEAAKARKLGNGLLTKAMEMYPALSFTCFDRLFPNQDVMPEGGLGNLIALPLQLEPRKQGNSVFIDSKGIPYKDQWAKLASIQKVDNTALDELLSEITLIDEKANNDLADKPWKKLSTIDNDVIANCPEEITLVIADQIYIPIDKLPGKLTSRLKQLAVFSNPEFYKRQGLRLSTIGIPRYICAAHIEGRFLILPRGCLSPVETQLTEQKIEINFDDKRFSGDSLSKVKFTGKLKSQQNKAVNALLESSVGILEASTGFGKTVTALALVAKRKVNTLILVHSRQLAQQWLERINVFLKDTEVGSLLGGKEKLSYQVDVATYQSLVSRNGMDIKPYIEKYGQIIVDECHHLPASNYESLIKSSHAKFIHGFTATPKRQDGLEKLMMLQLGDIVYKGVKSGSILNQQVIAHETDTEFPKEWLEPDTKPHISQVYKHLVNSDSRNKKIVDDILSCIDDKCAVMVLTERKEHIEHLSALLTQKGLLVVELHGGISAKQRQERIAMLEENKDLSNNKQVILATGKYVGEGFDLPYLDTLFITLPIAWKGILAQYAGRIGREWSNKNSVQVYDYLDNFPTLKRMFSKREKGYKALGYEISYR, from the coding sequence ATGAGTAATAGTTCATTATCAGATAGGCTCTTAGAAATTGATAATCGGCTTCAGCAACTCGCTGAAGAAAAAGAGTCATTGTTAAATGAACGTAATAGTATTCTTGCACAGCAAGAAGTCGAGCTAGCCAAACACTTTAACCAACACGTTTCACCTGAAGCTAAAGTCGATTTATTCATTTCTTATTTTAAAGGTCGAAATGACGTTTATCCGTTTCGTTGGGAATCGAAAAGTGGGCGAAGTGGTTATTCGCCAGCGTGTTGGAATGAATGGAAACCTAAAATCTGCAATAAACCACGGATTAGTTGCACGGAATGCTCAAATCAACAATTCAAGCATTATGATGGTCAGGCGGTATTTGATCACCTAAAAGGCAATCAAACGATTGGGATTTACCCACTTCTAGAGAACAATACAACCCACATTCTTGCTGCTGATTTTGATAAAGACGATTGGATTCTCTCAGTTAAAGCTTTTTCACAAGCCTGTGGTTTTTATCAAGTACCTCACGTTATCGAACGCTCTAGAAGCGGCAATGGTGGACATGTATGGATCTTCTTTTCGCAAGCTATTGAAGCCGCCAAAGCCAGAAAGTTGGGCAATGGGCTATTAACGAAAGCGATGGAAATGTACCCTGCGCTATCATTTACGTGCTTTGATCGTTTGTTTCCGAATCAGGATGTTATGCCAGAAGGTGGCTTGGGTAACTTGATAGCATTACCTCTTCAACTAGAGCCAAGAAAACAAGGCAATAGTGTATTCATAGACTCAAAAGGGATACCTTATAAAGACCAGTGGGCTAAGCTGGCTTCCATTCAAAAAGTTGATAATACAGCACTTGATGAGTTGCTGTCCGAAATAACGTTAATCGATGAAAAAGCTAATAATGACTTGGCAGATAAACCCTGGAAGAAACTATCTACTATTGATAATGATGTGATCGCCAATTGCCCTGAAGAAATAACCTTAGTTATTGCTGATCAAATTTATATTCCTATCGATAAGCTTCCCGGCAAATTAACTTCAAGACTTAAACAGTTAGCAGTATTTTCTAATCCTGAGTTTTATAAACGACAAGGCCTTCGCTTATCTACTATTGGCATTCCAAGGTATATTTGCGCCGCTCATATTGAAGGTAGATTTTTAATCTTACCCAGAGGGTGTTTATCACCTGTAGAAACTCAATTAACTGAACAAAAAATTGAAATAAATTTCGATGATAAGCGTTTTTCAGGTGACAGCCTTTCCAAAGTTAAGTTTACTGGAAAGCTGAAAAGTCAGCAGAATAAGGCTGTTAATGCGTTATTAGAATCATCGGTTGGCATACTGGAAGCTTCTACTGGCTTTGGTAAAACTGTCACGGCTCTAGCATTGGTTGCTAAACGTAAAGTAAACACATTGATATTAGTTCACAGTCGGCAACTGGCACAGCAGTGGTTAGAACGTATTAATGTTTTTCTAAAAGATACTGAAGTTGGTTCATTACTTGGTGGTAAGGAAAAGCTGTCGTATCAGGTTGATGTAGCCACATATCAAAGTTTAGTTAGTCGAAATGGCATGGATATAAAGCCGTACATTGAAAAATATGGGCAAATTATTGTTGATGAATGTCACCATTTACCAGCATCAAACTATGAAAGCTTGATCAAGTCCAGTCACGCCAAATTCATTCATGGGTTTACTGCAACACCAAAACGCCAAGATGGCTTAGAAAAGCTGATGATGCTTCAACTTGGTGATATTGTTTATAAAGGCGTTAAATCAGGTTCAATACTTAATCAGCAAGTGATAGCACATGAAACTGATACAGAGTTTCCAAAGGAGTGGCTAGAGCCCGACACTAAGCCTCATATTTCACAAGTTTATAAGCACCTAGTAAACAGTGATAGCAGAAACAAAAAGATCGTCGACGATATTCTCAGTTGTATTGATGACAAATGTGCGGTAATGGTGTTAACCGAAAGAAAAGAGCACATCGAACATCTGTCAGCTTTATTAACGCAAAAAGGCCTACTGGTTGTGGAGCTGCATGGTGGTATATCTGCTAAGCAGCGGCAAGAGCGAATCGCTATGCTCGAAGAAAACAAAGATCTAAGTAACAATAAACAGGTAATTCTTGCAACGGGTAAATACGTTGGCGAGGGATTTGATTTACCGTACTTGGATACGTTATTTATCACTTTACCTATAGCGTGGAAGGGTATATTAGCTCAATATGCTGGACGAATAGGACGAGAATGGAGTAACAAAAATTCGGTTCAAGTTTATGATTACCTTGATAACTTCCCAACACTTAAACGAATGTTTTCGAAACGTGAAAAGGGATATAAAGCATTGGGTTATGAAATTTCATATAGGTAA
- a CDS encoding helix-turn-helix domain-containing protein: MSKIEYTKELLGNLVKKTRTSSMDQEELALRTGTSKNTISRLERGKGINSDTLLAVLNQLEILDPLIETIEKEYQLVSNNPMRKGSHLDKELPNDF, from the coding sequence ATGAGTAAGATCGAGTACACGAAAGAGCTTCTTGGTAACCTAGTGAAGAAAACTAGGACTTCCTCTATGGATCAAGAGGAGTTAGCGCTTAGAACTGGTACGAGCAAAAACACTATTAGCAGGTTAGAGCGAGGGAAAGGTATTAATTCTGATACGCTGCTAGCAGTATTAAATCAACTCGAAATTCTTGATCCGCTTATTGAAACAATTGAAAAGGAATACCAGCTAGTAAGCAATAACCCAATGAGGAAAGGATCTCATTTAGATAAGGAATTGCCTAATGACTTCTAG
- a CDS encoding type II toxin-antitoxin system HipA family toxin: MTSRAYVFIDGIEDTPIICGVIELDPKTNIGKFRYGQSYLQREDAFPLDPLHLPLLSDQFVTRVNKGMFGAILDAGADSWGKKLILSLHSTKPQNDLELILAGAGMGVGALSFSLSRHASKPKRNKNTLGDIPMLLKGKEAILKNEEIPKEAKKAFEYGSSMGGARPKTLIEDKGVSYLAKFNRPDDLFNVCLVEHATMTMLKELGVRVANTSIVSSEQEDILLVKRFDCAKYKPTHHFLSANSLINQAKITAQALTQAYSYGALAEFIMKYGAQPRDSHELYARMVFNILMGNTDDHSRNHAFIYAFSDKTWRLSPAYDVLPINNSRQHGIGIGAQGREGTIENALSQSKRFGLSQTKAKAIISNVQEVTCEWVPYFSKQGVSGSDIERLKGIIPAQS; encoded by the coding sequence ATGACTTCTAGAGCTTATGTCTTTATCGATGGAATTGAAGATACGCCAATAATATGTGGTGTTATTGAACTAGATCCAAAAACAAACATAGGGAAATTTCGATACGGACAAAGCTATTTGCAAAGAGAAGATGCTTTTCCTCTAGATCCACTTCACTTACCCCTGCTCAGTGATCAATTTGTCACTAGAGTAAATAAAGGAATGTTTGGCGCAATTTTAGATGCAGGTGCCGATAGCTGGGGCAAAAAGTTGATTTTGTCTCTGCATTCAACCAAGCCCCAAAATGATTTAGAGCTAATTTTAGCAGGTGCAGGTATGGGGGTTGGCGCACTTAGTTTTAGTTTATCTAGACATGCAAGTAAACCAAAGAGAAATAAGAATACGCTTGGTGACATTCCCATGCTACTAAAAGGCAAAGAGGCAATTCTCAAGAATGAAGAGATACCTAAGGAAGCAAAGAAAGCATTTGAATATGGATCCAGCATGGGGGGCGCAAGACCCAAAACGCTTATTGAAGACAAAGGAGTTAGCTACTTAGCAAAGTTCAATCGTCCTGATGATTTATTTAACGTTTGCTTGGTAGAACATGCAACAATGACAATGCTGAAAGAGCTAGGCGTTAGAGTAGCAAATACTTCTATAGTAAGCAGCGAGCAAGAAGACATTTTATTGGTAAAGCGATTTGACTGCGCTAAATACAAGCCTACTCACCATTTTTTGAGTGCAAATTCATTAATCAATCAGGCCAAAATTACCGCGCAGGCATTAACACAAGCATATAGCTATGGCGCTTTGGCTGAGTTCATCATGAAGTACGGCGCACAGCCGAGAGATTCCCATGAACTTTATGCACGTATGGTGTTTAATATTTTAATGGGTAATACCGACGACCATTCTAGAAACCATGCATTTATATACGCTTTCTCAGACAAAACTTGGCGTCTCTCACCTGCTTACGACGTGTTACCGATAAACAATTCTCGTCAACATGGTATTGGTATTGGTGCTCAAGGAAGAGAGGGGACAATTGAAAATGCACTGTCTCAATCTAAGAGGTTTGGGCTTTCCCAAACAAAAGCCAAGGCAATCATTTCTAACGTTCAAGAGGTAACTTGTGAGTGGGTACCATACTTCAGCAAGCAAGGTGTGTCAGGCAGTGACATTGAAAGGTTAAAAGGGATTATTCCTGCTCAATCCTGA
- a CDS encoding virulence RhuM family protein, whose protein sequence is MTQHPPLAMFTSNDGKTRLQIRLQDDSLWLTQKQIADLFERSTPTINEHLKNIYEEGELEPDSTIRKFRIVALEGAREVERLLDHYNLEVVLSVGYRVRSSRGTQFRQWANQVLKEYLIKGFAMDDERLKNPDKDLSADYFDELLERIRDIRASERRFYQKITDIYATASDYNKNAPESQSFFATVQNKLHWAIHGHTAAELVKERANSDLANMGLKSWSGKQVTKKDVSVAKNYLTEEELNELNQIVTMYLDFAELQAKKKAPMTMAQWATKLDAFLEFNDQNILTNAGKISHKVAQQLAESEYDKFVEIRRNELTNEVSDFDELINKEKQLTQKK, encoded by the coding sequence ATGACTCAGCATCCACCTCTTGCAATGTTTACGTCTAATGACGGTAAAACTCGCCTTCAAATTCGTTTGCAAGATGATTCCCTTTGGTTAACGCAGAAGCAAATTGCAGATCTTTTTGAGCGTTCAACTCCTACGATTAATGAACACCTCAAGAACATTTATGAAGAAGGTGAATTAGAGCCAGATTCAACTATTAGGAAATTCCGAATAGTTGCTCTGGAGGGCGCAAGGGAAGTGGAAAGGCTACTCGATCATTACAATTTGGAGGTCGTACTTTCTGTCGGTTACAGAGTCCGTTCATCACGAGGCACTCAATTTAGACAATGGGCTAATCAAGTATTAAAAGAATATTTGATTAAAGGCTTCGCTATGGATGATGAGCGCCTTAAAAACCCAGATAAAGATTTAAGTGCTGATTATTTCGATGAGTTACTCGAACGTATCCGTGATATACGTGCTTCTGAGCGTAGATTTTACCAAAAAATCACGGATATTTACGCTACAGCAAGTGACTACAATAAAAATGCGCCTGAAAGTCAAAGCTTCTTCGCCACAGTTCAGAATAAACTTCATTGGGCAATTCATGGACATACAGCTGCTGAACTAGTTAAGGAACGTGCTAATAGCGACTTAGCAAATATGGGGCTTAAGTCTTGGAGCGGTAAACAGGTTACCAAAAAAGATGTATCAGTAGCTAAAAATTACTTAACGGAAGAAGAGCTAAATGAGTTAAACCAAATAGTCACCATGTATTTAGACTTTGCTGAACTGCAAGCTAAAAAGAAAGCCCCAATGACAATGGCGCAATGGGCTACTAAACTTGACGCCTTTCTAGAATTTAACGATCAAAATATATTAACTAATGCGGGAAAAATTTCACATAAGGTAGCCCAACAACTGGCTGAAAGTGAATATGATAAATTTGTCGAAATACGCAGGAATGAACTAACAAATGAAGTAAGCGATTTTGATGAGTTAATTAATAAAGAAAAACAACTAACTCAGAAAAAGTAG
- a CDS encoding DUF4785 domain-containing protein, with protein sequence MKNNNNMLLSASVSLLFAFSANSETMPVLVKDNGIKQPTITKIVEADYDLVNLDALDIPIEQQPVHFSQAISTADKASFNNKGYTDVSDEYWFEATGRELMLGVAINISQPGALIRLSGKHGKNQTKEGWQHSIDPEAVSLLKAGHKLGAAFTQKVSAEQFATANIFPNSSALQVNKTLGTGKFTLKVEQALQASQRYMVNVKEKNAEHKLHLAIDKQSYRQGQDIYFNADVFNSHGEALPAHQKVSVKLPNGEVQPLQVSQVNKQFKVALPQVHHEQERGQLYELMIDTAAQHNGIKVRRNGKVAFAVSKATARLEGKVNHHADAIEFNLNVASEGRYEISGIVYGMNSQGKSVAFMLSRSAYHLSAGLHKKSLQLDKAIINKSGLQAPYTVKSVQLLDQSRLALLQQL encoded by the coding sequence ATGAAAAATAATAACAATATGCTATTGAGCGCGAGTGTTTCTTTGTTGTTTGCATTTTCAGCTAATAGCGAAACCATGCCGGTGCTGGTAAAAGATAATGGCATAAAACAGCCAACCATAACTAAGATTGTGGAGGCAGACTACGATTTAGTAAACCTTGATGCGCTAGATATACCAATAGAGCAACAGCCAGTTCACTTTAGCCAAGCGATTTCAACAGCAGATAAGGCATCATTTAATAATAAGGGTTATACCGACGTAAGTGATGAATATTGGTTTGAAGCAACAGGTCGAGAGTTGATGCTAGGGGTTGCTATTAATATTAGCCAGCCTGGTGCTTTAATTCGTTTATCAGGTAAACATGGCAAAAATCAAACAAAGGAAGGATGGCAACACTCAATCGATCCAGAGGCTGTGTCATTATTAAAGGCAGGACATAAGCTAGGCGCGGCATTTACGCAAAAAGTATCGGCAGAGCAATTTGCAACAGCCAATATATTCCCTAATAGTAGTGCTTTGCAAGTTAACAAAACATTAGGGACAGGTAAATTTACCCTGAAAGTTGAACAAGCACTGCAAGCAAGTCAACGCTATATGGTGAATGTCAAAGAGAAAAATGCCGAACATAAACTGCATCTTGCTATTGATAAACAAAGTTATAGGCAAGGGCAAGATATCTATTTTAATGCAGATGTATTTAACAGCCATGGCGAGGCATTGCCTGCACACCAGAAAGTCAGTGTGAAGTTACCCAATGGCGAAGTGCAACCATTGCAAGTATCTCAAGTTAATAAGCAGTTTAAAGTCGCTTTGCCACAAGTTCATCATGAGCAAGAAAGAGGTCAGCTTTATGAACTTATGATTGATACTGCAGCTCAGCATAATGGCATAAAGGTAAGGCGTAACGGTAAAGTAGCTTTTGCAGTTAGTAAAGCAACCGCTAGATTGGAAGGTAAGGTTAATCATCACGCAGACGCAATAGAGTTTAACTTAAATGTAGCAAGTGAAGGTCGCTATGAAATTAGCGGTATTGTTTATGGAATGAACTCGCAGGGTAAATCAGTAGCTTTTATGCTGAGCCGCTCTGCTTATCATTTATCAGCTGGCTTACATAAAAAGTCGTTGCAGTTAGATAAAGCAATAATTAACAAGTCTGGTTTACAGGCTCCTTATACGGTTAAGAGTGTGCAGCTTTTAGATCAGAGCCGTTTGGCCTTACTACAACAGCTGTAA
- a CDS encoding YceH family protein translates to MISLSPEQARVIGVMLEKETTTPEQYPLSINALTNGCNQKSNREPVMSLSEAEVQNIVDELVQMNQLMVDHKASSRVNKYYHRFCNTEFGKLQFSQQQRAIICVLLLRGPQTPGELRSRTNRLAEFADVSEVEQVLVELQDLNNQTLVKKLAREPGKRESRYLQLLSDSDESQFSDVDHNSDINTNDDTDSLTQRVTELEAQIAQLNDKIAHLTRLLE, encoded by the coding sequence ATGATTTCTCTCTCTCCTGAACAAGCGCGCGTTATTGGTGTAATGCTAGAAAAAGAAACCACTACACCTGAGCAATATCCTTTATCTATCAATGCACTAACCAATGGTTGTAATCAAAAAAGTAATCGAGAACCTGTTATGTCACTCTCGGAAGCCGAGGTGCAAAATATTGTTGATGAACTAGTACAAATGAACCAGCTTATGGTTGATCACAAAGCCTCTAGTCGGGTAAATAAATATTATCATCGCTTTTGCAATACCGAATTTGGCAAGCTGCAATTTAGCCAACAACAACGCGCGATTATCTGCGTACTATTGTTAAGGGGGCCGCAAACACCGGGAGAGCTAAGAAGTAGAACTAATCGCTTAGCCGAATTTGCTGATGTCAGCGAAGTGGAACAAGTACTAGTTGAGTTACAAGATTTAAATAATCAAACACTTGTGAAAAAATTAGCGCGAGAGCCGGGTAAGCGCGAATCAAGGTACTTGCAGTTGTTATCTGATAGCGATGAAAGCCAGTTCAGTGATGTTGATCATAACAGTGATATAAACACTAATGACGACACTGACTCACTCACACAGCGTGTTACTGAGTTAGAAGCACAAATTGCCCAGCTAAATGACAAAATAGCACATTTAACCCGCTTACTTGAATAG
- a CDS encoding SIR2 family NAD-dependent protein deacylase, producing MKHSKEHIVILSGAGTSAESGLSTFRDADGLWEGHEITEVASPQGFASNPNLVLDFYNQRRRQLLTVQPNKAHQLIAQLEAYFNVTVVTQNVDDLHERAGSSEVIHLHGELLKSQSTANPELVYDCQHDIVLGDLCEIGSQLRPFIVWFGEQVPMLESAAIAVAEADKIIIIGTSMQVYPAASLVEFAQSHVPVFYIDPKPAINYSLEQSRQLEVIEAAATIGMSQLFKQLVK from the coding sequence ATGAAACACAGTAAAGAACACATTGTTATTTTATCTGGCGCTGGTACCAGTGCCGAAAGTGGCTTAAGTACATTTAGAGATGCCGACGGCTTATGGGAAGGCCATGAAATTACTGAGGTTGCTTCACCTCAAGGCTTTGCCTCTAACCCTAATTTGGTTTTAGACTTTTATAACCAACGGCGTAGGCAGCTATTAACTGTGCAACCTAATAAAGCGCATCAGTTAATTGCACAGCTTGAAGCTTATTTTAATGTTACTGTGGTAACGCAAAATGTTGATGACTTGCATGAAAGGGCAGGCAGCAGTGAGGTTATTCATTTACACGGTGAATTATTAAAATCTCAAAGTACGGCTAACCCTGAACTTGTTTATGATTGCCAACACGATATTGTTTTAGGTGATTTGTGTGAAATAGGTAGTCAATTACGGCCGTTTATTGTCTGGTTTGGTGAGCAAGTTCCTATGTTAGAGTCAGCCGCCATAGCTGTGGCTGAGGCAGATAAAATTATTATTATCGGCACATCAATGCAAGTATACCCTGCTGCTAGCTTAGTAGAATTTGCTCAAAGCCATGTGCCAGTGTTTTATATTGACCCTAAACCCGCCATTAATTACTCCTTAGAGCAATCAAGGCAGTTAGAAGTTATCGAAGCAGCGGCCACTATTGGTATGAGCCAGTTATTTAAGCAGCTAGTTAAATAA
- a CDS encoding GGDEF domain-containing protein: protein MPHYKYLHRSTLLRDAFWLVIINVIFLFIFAHYDVLELMFALSREYDDWELDELLPLSATLTISLVIFLYRRMKELGEITYAFEQLSKLDPLTQVLNRRAGQAQLANYVQRAEQGKQGFALVQLNIDNFKHINDLYGSSIGDEVLIKLVELLRKALPKASQLIRWHGDTFLIILPSQQRAIFQLANDIHSKVNTELLASLEKTTCSLGVAVWQPGMNSEHILHAAEDALFDAKNQGKNKLVFA, encoded by the coding sequence ATGCCTCATTATAAATACCTACATCGCTCTACCTTGCTTCGAGATGCTTTCTGGCTTGTTATTATCAATGTTATCTTTTTGTTTATATTCGCTCATTATGATGTTTTAGAGCTAATGTTTGCATTAAGTCGAGAATATGATGATTGGGAGCTAGATGAATTGCTACCGCTTTCGGCAACGTTAACCATTAGTTTAGTCATATTCTTATATCGCCGTATGAAAGAACTAGGTGAGATAACCTATGCCTTTGAGCAATTATCAAAATTAGACCCTTTAACACAAGTATTGAATCGTAGAGCGGGACAAGCACAGTTAGCTAATTATGTGCAGCGAGCAGAGCAGGGCAAACAAGGTTTTGCTTTAGTGCAACTAAATATAGATAACTTTAAACATATTAATGACTTGTATGGTTCAAGCATAGGTGATGAGGTATTAATTAAGTTAGTTGAATTACTGAGAAAAGCACTGCCAAAGGCAAGTCAATTAATACGTTGGCATGGTGATACCTTTTTGATTATTTTGCCGTCTCAACAAAGGGCTATTTTTCAGCTAGCTAATGATATTCATAGCAAGGTGAATACTGAGTTATTAGCAAGTTTAGAGAAGACTACCTGTAGTCTTGGTGTCGCTGTTTGGCAGCCAGGAATGAACAGCGAGCATATATTACACGCAGCAGAAGATGCCTTATTTGATGCAAAAAATCAGGGGAAAAATAAGCTGGTGTTTGCCTAA
- a CDS encoding sensor histidine kinase has protein sequence MLENVRDIIEGVSNSYGEDFFNKITLCLDKTIKADYTFIAWLDRDTYTSKTIALVAKGQLADNIEYSLKDTPCANVAEDSMCCYPKGVCSVFPNDQLLIDMKIEAYLGTPLHDSNHKVMGLVVALYEKPIADEQQVLTLFQVFSGRIAAEMERRAYEASLEEKVASRTQELSAALDKLTLMQTQLVESEKMAALGNLVAGISHEVNTPLGIAITTHSIMADELKKLNKQIDSESLTMKAMNSYRAAAENALSMQGDNLDRAKRLIENFKKTAVDQHQLEIENINIQQYYQKITSTLRPLLKPKKATLTIKCDDDINLATFPGVHAQIITNLISNSMRHGFSDLNEQSDNQISFNIKRKGEDIVEVCYQDNGNGLTEEAQKHVFEPFYTTAREQGGVGLGMSIIFNLITQKLAGSIEYVKKDSGACFIYCFKESKS, from the coding sequence ATGCTTGAGAATGTTCGCGACATAATAGAAGGCGTATCTAATAGTTACGGAGAAGATTTTTTCAATAAAATTACCTTATGCTTAGATAAAACCATTAAAGCTGATTACACCTTTATCGCCTGGTTAGATAGGGATACTTATACCTCAAAAACCATTGCCTTAGTCGCCAAAGGCCAGTTAGCCGATAACATTGAATACTCTTTAAAAGATACGCCATGCGCTAACGTAGCTGAAGATTCTATGTGTTGTTACCCTAAAGGTGTTTGCAGTGTCTTTCCCAACGATCAATTATTAATTGATATGAAAATTGAAGCTTACTTAGGCACGCCTTTGCACGATTCTAATCACAAAGTGATGGGGCTGGTTGTTGCCTTATATGAAAAGCCTATAGCAGATGAGCAACAAGTGCTGACTTTATTTCAAGTGTTCTCTGGCCGCATTGCCGCGGAGATGGAACGCCGAGCCTATGAAGCCTCCTTAGAAGAAAAAGTCGCCAGTCGCACTCAAGAGTTATCTGCCGCCTTGGATAAGCTAACCTTGATGCAAACTCAATTAGTTGAATCAGAAAAAATGGCCGCTCTGGGTAACTTGGTTGCTGGCATCTCTCACGAAGTCAATACACCTTTAGGTATCGCTATCACCACCCACAGTATCATGGCAGATGAGCTAAAAAAGCTAAATAAACAAATTGATAGCGAAAGTTTAACCATGAAAGCAATGAATAGTTACCGCGCAGCGGCAGAAAATGCCCTGAGTATGCAAGGAGATAATCTTGATAGAGCAAAAAGATTAATTGAAAACTTTAAAAAGACCGCGGTTGATCAACACCAATTAGAAATAGAAAACATCAATATTCAGCAGTATTATCAAAAAATTACTTCTACGCTAAGACCTTTACTTAAACCTAAAAAAGCAACATTAACCATTAAGTGTGACGATGATATTAACCTAGCTACCTTTCCGGGCGTACATGCACAAATTATCACTAACTTAATCAGCAATAGTATGCGTCATGGCTTTAGTGACTTAAATGAACAGTCCGATAATCAAATTAGCTTCAACATTAAACGTAAAGGCGAAGATATTGTTGAAGTTTGCTACCAAGATAATGGTAACGGCCTAACAGAAGAAGCGCAAAAGCACGTCTTTGAACCTTTTTATACCACAGCCAGAGAGCAAGGTGGCGTCGGCCTAGGTATGTCGATTATTTTTAACCTGATCACGCAAAAGTTAGCTGGCAGCATAGAGTATGTCAAAAAAGATTCTGGTGCCTGTTTTATTTATTGCTTCAAAGAAAGTAAAAGCTAG